A genome region from Etheostoma cragini isolate CJK2018 chromosome 4, CSU_Ecrag_1.0, whole genome shotgun sequence includes the following:
- the nek4 gene encoding serine/threonine-protein kinase Nek4 isoform X5: MMNSYIFIRVVGKGSYGEVNLVKHKTDRKQYVIKKLNLTTSSKRERRSAEQEAQLLSQLRHPNIVTYRESWEGDDRQLYIVMGFCEGGDLYHRLKQQKGELLPERQVVEWFVQIAMALQVLIGCKYLHERNILHRDLKTQNIFLTKTNIIKVGDLGIARVLENQNDMASTLIGTPYYMSPELFSNKPYNHKSDVWALGCCVYEMSTLKHAFNAKDMNSLVYRIVEGKLPQMPSRYDPQLGELIRSMLCKRPEDRPDVKLILRQPYIKRQIAMFLEATKEKTAKSRKKAVAGSGDCRANSGSPVVSNLTRPERSPHSESVARVKRKEEKSQQHIVQNSIADCTTVQTPRPPESSSPDALKSSIASLATISNINIDLQLQEDEECVKRQVQGPQAVVSHHHACNDRGTHSVYKDGKGVRKSDSSPPPSPVKPPPKSVSRVGSRGTDERTSFNGLVDIHPQATPNPGDTFSICGEKKMSDVDDKDDTMELLKEADMQNPKLEKGGAFSILERRSALKCNTESIEIVVEGKLDDKSDTVVLLKGAPTQHQASAIQESFESTEKLLETFPSPLSNVAAPRPLPLPPVEGIAVGGRKRSRGCTEAKKTSEAATSTSVSSSKDEFLAQPQDRPLSARERRRLRQSQESASKPGVSVVRRASYNVSSTKDEHSNAPYTRSVSDSITGTNCKQDKLQEQRSDEDECSSSTSSTERSEGDCRERKTESSDMQDLVHMMTQTLTMDNGDGMSEVDKGRFGSTALPEFKLNRKYRDTLVLHGKGRGEAENLSLGEIPIGSTSGPAKIRRAIEHLRTDVVKGLGVKLLDRVLEIMDVEDDTKRELCLRDQMGDEKYKAYAVMVRQLKFFEDIAIKV, encoded by the exons ATGATGAATAGTTATATTTTCATCAGAGTCGTTGGGAAAGGGAGCTATGGGGAGGTGAACTTggtgaaacacaaaacagaccGAAAACAG tATGTTATTAAGAAGCTGAATTTAACCACCTCCTCCAAGCGGGAAAGGCGATCTGCAGAGCAGGAGGCGCAGCTTCTGTCCCAGTTGCGACATCCTAACATCGTGACATACAGGGAGTCTTGGGAAGGAGATGACCGCCAGCTGTACATTGTGATGGGTTTCTGTGAAGGTGGTGACCTTTATCATCGACTCAAACAGCAAAAGGGTGAACTCTTACCAGAGAGGCAGGTGGTGGAGTGGTTTGTCCAGATAGCCATGGCACTCCAGGTATTGATTGGATGTAAA TATCTGCATGAGAGGAACATTCTTCACCGGGACCTGAAAACGCAGAACATCTTCTTGACCAAGACCAACATCATCAAAGTTGGGGACCTTGGCATCGCACGAGTATTGGAGAACCAGAATGATATGGCCAGCACACTGATAGGGACCCCTTACTATATGAGTCCAGAGCTCTTTTCTAATAAACCCTATAACCACAAG tCAGATGTATGGGCCCTGGGTTGCTGTGTGTACGAAATGTCCACACTGAAACATGCCTTCAATGCCAAGGACATGAACTCACTGGTTTATCGCATTGTAGAAGGAAAG CTGCCACAGATGCCCAGTAGGTATGATCCCCAGCTGGGAGAACTGATCAGGAGCATGCTGTGTAAGAGACCTGAAGACAGACCTGATGTCAAACTTATCCTCAGGCAGCCTTACATTAAACGACAAATTGCCATGTTCCTTGAGGCCACTAAAGA AAAAACGGCCAAGTCAAGAAAGAAAGCTGTGGCTGGCAGTGGTGATTGTAGGGCCAACAGTGGATCGCCTGTGGTGTCAAATCTGACAAGACCCGAGCGGAGTCCCCATTCTGAATCTGTAGCCAGGGTGAAACGG AAAGAAGAGAAATCACAACAACATATAGTTCAAAACAGCATCGCAGACTGCACTACAGTCCAAACACCTCGGCCACCCGAATCCTCCTCACCTGACGCTCTCAAATCCAGCATCGCATCCTTGGCGACCATCAGCAACATTAATATTGATCTCCAACTACAGGAGGATGAGGAGTGTGTGAAGAGACAGGTGCAGGGGCCGCAGGCAGTTGTTTCACACCACCATGCATGTAATGATCGTGGGACTCACAGTGTGTACAAAGACGGTAAGGGAGTCAGGAAATCAGATTCTTCTCCCCCTCCTTCCCCTGTGAAGCCCCCTCCAAAGTCTGTATCACGTGTTGGCAGTCGGGGAACAGACGAGAGGACGTCGTTCAATGGCTTGGTAGACATTCATCCACAGGCCACACCAAACCCTGGGGATACATTTTCTATCTGTGGGGAGAAAAAGATGTCAGATGTGGATGATAAGGATGATACCATGGAGTTACTCAAAGAGGCTGACATGCAGAacccaaagctggagaaagggGGGGCTTTTTCTATCCTTGAGAGGAGATCTGCACTCAAATGCAATACGGAAAGTATTGAAATAGTTGTGGAAGGGAAATTGGATGATAAAAGTGATACTGTTGTCCTTCTCAAGGGAGCTCCGACACAACATCAAGCCTCAGCTATCCAA GAAAGCTTTGAATCTACTGAAAAGCTGTTAGAGACCTTCCCCTCACCACTG TCCAATGTGGCTGCTCCTAGACCTTTACCTCTACCTCCTGTTGAGGGCATAGCcgtgggagggaggaagaggagtcgGGGGTGCACAGAGGCCAAGAAGACGAGTGAAGCTGCAACCTCCACATCAGTTAGTTCTTCTAAGGACGAATTCTTAGCGCAGCCACAG gATCGTCCTCTGTCTgccagagagagaagaagactgAGGCAGTCCCAGGAGAGTGCCAGCAAACCAG GTGTTAGTGTTGTAAGAAGGGCATCTTATAATGTCAGCTCCACTAAGGACGAGCACTCCAATGCTCCCTATACCAGATCTGTTTCAGACTCCATCACCGGGACCAACTGTAAG CAGGATAAGTTGCAGGAGCAAAGGTCAGATGAAGACGAGTGCAGCTCCTCCACAAGTTCCACAGAGCGTTCGGAGGGAGACTGCAGGGAAAG GAAGACTGAATCCAGTGACATGCAGGATTTAGTCCACATGATGACCCAAACTTTGACAATGGATAATGGAGATGGTATGAGCGAGGTGGACAAAGGCAGATTCGGCTCTACTGCATTGCCAGAATTTAAACTGAACAGGAAGTACAGAGACACCCTGGTGCTTCATGGAAAGGGTCGAGGGGAAGCGGAGAACTTGTCACTCGGCGAAATACCGATCG GCTCCACGTCTGGTCCCGCCAAAATAAGACGAGCCATAGAGCATCTGAGGACAGATGTGGTGAAGGGCCTCGGGGTCAAGCTGCTGGACAGAGTCCTGGAAATCATGGATGTGGAGGATGACACCAAACGAGaa CTTTGCCTCCGTGACCAGATGGGGGATGAGAAGTACAAAGCTTATGCTGTGATGGTGAGGCAGCTGAAATTCTTTGAGGACATTGCCATCAAGGTTTAG